The Hordeum vulgare subsp. vulgare chromosome 7H, MorexV3_pseudomolecules_assembly, whole genome shotgun sequence DNA window CTCCGAGGACGGTACGTTGCTCGGGGATGGCAGATGAAGTTTTGGCAAGTCCAAGGCAAGGGAAGGTAGCCGGGACGAGCACCCGGGCGAAGACATGGAGGAGATCGACATGCGGCATAGCACACCCAAGATGAGACAAATGCACGCGAGCTGTTTTTTTTTTTATATAGAAACGGAGGATGACCACCGTCCTTTGTATCTGgtgatgcatgcaaccattttattaCTTATTCATACAACCTTATAAAATAATACATCAATAGGTTTGAAATCATCATCTTAGCAACATATGTCGCTACTTCTATTTATTTGATGAAGGGGTGTCGATTGTCCGAACCGAATATCAATCAGACATCGCACCAAAATCGAGCATCTACAGACGGATACCTCAACCAAGCCGCATTGCCGAGCATCTACAGGAGATTCATATAGCTAGCAAGAAATCTCACAAACTTTCTACAACTACACTACACGATCAATGGTACAATGATGGCTATATGAGGTGCTAAATATGTAAGTAACTTTATAATTATATATACAAAGATGCATGTAGCTCTATATATTTACACGTGGAGGACATCGATCGCATCAGAGCCAAGAAGACGAGACGTCAAGGTCGAGGTTCAGGTCAAGGTTTACGGTGTTGGTGCGGGCGGAGCGGCGGTGGTCGACGGCCCCTCGATCCCTCACTGGCACGGTAGCCTCCTCGGTGGTCGTGCTCGATCCGTCAGCTTCGCTGCTCGTCGCCATGGCCTCCTCCTCCAAATGCCTGATCGACAGCGTCAGGTCACAGTCTTCCGCTGCTGCCTGCTGCTGCTTCTGACGGGTGCTTCTGTCAGCGTGAGGTGGCCAGCCGGTCGCCTGAGAATCAGAAAACTGGAGGCTGGACAGTCAAAACACGGCAGCGTGTTTATGCCATGGTCGTAGTTTGGCAGAGCCTAGTGACTGCGCACCTAACGAACTACTCGTAACAAGTACTCCGCATATATATAGCACATTCATGCATGAAAACACGAAAGAGGAGCAATTTATTTGAGTAATCTTTGATTTCTCTGGATTTGTTCAATGGTTTTACTACGTACGTTAATTCATGCTTTGTCTTCAGCTGGGAAGACAAGAGAAAAACACTAATTTGCCAGTACTCCTACCTTCTCTGATGGAGTGATTACCATGTTGGAGTTCCATGGCAGCCGACCTCTACTCTGCGCCCAGCTCCCGAAAACTTCTCCTCTGCACAACCGGCACGTTGGATTAACAAGTTGATCGGTCACACATACGAAAACTAATTCTATAGTTGAAGAACTGAATTAGCAACCAAGATAGTTTTGGTATTCACATTTGGTTCGGCGGGGACGAGCGTTGGCCGCGGGGTAGTGTGGTGTAAGAAGAAGCCTCGATCCTGTCCGAAGCCGCCGCTATGTCATTCACATATCCATTCCACGACGCGTCAATGGTACGGTGGTCTCGAACTCGATGGGTCGTGTTGGTGTTCATACAGCTTGATCTGTACATTTGGAGATGGCTTTTGATGTGAGATATGCTGACTCCCTTGGCGCCCATCAACTGAAGAATTCTCTTCGGCGTTGCCTCTGTAGACGATTAAGTTATGTGAAGAGAATGTTAACACCAAACAACCAGCCGTACGTGAAGAAATAATTGCTACTCTTGATTAAAAGAGACTAGTATGGCGTACGAATGTCCGATTAAGGGATACATGCGCTTACAAATTACTATGATCTTCTGTAGGCAGGAAAGGTTAATCCAAATTCCAAGCATAATTTTTTCTTTGACAGGAGAGCGGTCATTTATTGCTAAAGTAACATTGTAGAGATTAGAACGAGGCGTTAAACATTGTTTGCACAATTAATTTCTGACGTTCTTGAGCAACAAATAGTTCATCGTCAACCAATAAAGAAGGGAAAGAAATATCTCATCTTGTTCATCATGCATGAATATCACGTGGGTTTTTGTTTCTTTCCTTTACTTCGATGATGAACTTGAACCAACCCCGGCCTAACTAACCTACCACAAGACTAAATCAAGGATTAAATGAGGAGAAGACTACCCTTAAATCCTTAATCGACCCACACCAAAAAGAAAACACAAAATTTTGAACAGATCGATCGTCCAGCAGTGAAAATCAATGAAATCACCAAGTTTCATACTATAAAATGTGCAACCACCAGCCGGTCGCCATTCATGTGATGCATGTGGACGAGATGAGAGAGATAAGCAAGAACTCACCGTCCTGGCCACCGAGGCAGTCGACAGCCTCGATGAACTGCCTGTGCAGCTCCTCCGTCCACCGCACCCGCGGCTCATCGGACCGGTTGTACTGCCGGACGCCTCTCCTCTCAAATCCTCTCATGCTTTATCGTCCTCTTCCTGCAGCTAGAGGTGTAGCCCTTCAACTCGATCCCAAGCTACAGCCCTTCTCAAGCATCGAGTACATATATATATGTAGAGACAGACAGACAGAGAGCTTTAGTTTGGCCAAACTATGATGAACTCCAAGATCAGTACTATTTTTTAAGTACAACCGTACTATATAGGCCCGATGGAATGtgatgagggagagagaggagacaggggagagagcgagagagacctAGTCAAACATCCATCCTCACTTAACTTGCTATTCGTCTCAGAAAAGTCAGGGAAGAATCAAGAGGAACAAGCCCAAATTCGAGAAAAAGTTGGCCTGTCCACGTCCACGATGCAGCTAAATTCTGTCACATATAAGCTCTATTTATCACATATACTCATTTCGATttgtaaatataagtctttttaaggaTTCCATTACAGACTATATACGGATATATATAAACATAATTTAatgtatagattcatttatttttaaTCTATATGTAATCCATAGTGAACTCTTTTAAAGAATTTATATTTAGGGAAGGAGTGAGAGTATATGCGTACACCCATCAAGGTTACGCTATTAACTGATTTGTCTGGATCTCTTCCCAGCACAGTGACAGGCAGACATGTGAGTTCACCCGTTTGACAGAAAAAAAAGACGATGCCGATTTTTTATGTGAAATTTAAGCTTGTTCGACGTCGTGGCATTTATAAACATAATTTTGGAAGTGTCGCTAGGTTTGACAAACTAGCGAAAGAGAACAGTATTATATAACATAATAGCAACATATATGTACGACCTATATATGTTAATTTGTTGATACATGTGTATGTAAAGCAGCCGACTACGTGTACATAGTTAATTCAAGGCCAGTTCGTTTGGACGGCTTAAAAAATAAGTTATCTCTCCCTAATTTAGAAACTAAGCTTTGCCCCATAAATTTCTCTCTGTGAATAAGAGAGGCGGTTTATGACAAAAGCTGAGAAGGAGACCGCTTATTTTCTAAGCTGTCAAAATAATTGACCCTCAGTTAGAGTCTCCGAGAGTTAGTACATCAAGCTATAGCTGAAATGTTTATAGTCAATTCAACCTTCTGCATGAAATTCTTGGATTCTACAAGGAAATAGGAAACCGAACACGCGTAGTGAATCTTACGCTCCATGCGTGTGTGTGAAAGCATGTGGAAATTGCAATATTCGTTTGAAATTGCAATATAGATTTCGAGTTCCTAAGTCTATTGGTTTCCTTGTACTGATTAGATAAAATGATGGCTAGCTAGACATattttttttaaactatataagtatgtatatatataagACTGCCTTGATATGTATGCGTAGGAGGGGGGCATATATGACTTGGCAAAGCCGCATAATTACGTCACTTGAATAGTTTCAAGGATCAGATCGACTATGCTACAAAATTCTCCTCTCCTCATGGGATTTATGGACCGACAATTTATATATGTGGCTACCATTGGAACCTTACATGATAAAACACCATCAAGTCAAGGTAGCAGTTTGTGATTGCCTATCAACATTAATGCACCTAGTAAACCTAGTGACGTCATtatcaaagaagttgaagcattcTCTACGTATGGGAAATGACTTGTGGACTCTCGGACCACATTCTTAGGGCAAGACAAAGGAGAACAAGGTTGCATCGTTGATATGTCTATCAACAAATCCAGATTCGCGAACTAATTCTGCGTTCAGTTTGGAATATAGATAGGGACAATGACAGTGCCTATTGAAATTCTTTCCCTAGCAATCTAGATTTAGCATGCTAGGGATGTTTTTccaccccaaaaatatataattggTCAAAATTAATTAATCAATGAGGTTGTGTGG harbors:
- the LOC123412925 gene encoding myb family transcription factor MPH1-like; protein product: MRGFERRGVRQYNRSDEPRVRWTEELHRQFIEAVDCLGGQDEATPKRILQLMGAKGVSISHIKSHLQMYRSSCMNTNTTHRVRDHRTIDASWNGYVNDIAAASDRIEASSYTTLPRGQRSSPPNQIGEVFGSWAQSRGRLPWNSNMVITPSEKFSDSQATGWPPHADRSTRQKQQQAAAEDCDLTLSIRHLEEEAMATSSEADGSSTTTEEATVPVRDRGAVDHRRSARTNTVNLDLNLDLDVSSSWL